A window of the Dongshaea marina genome harbors these coding sequences:
- a CDS encoding L-serine ammonia-lyase: MISVFDIFKIGVGPSSSHTVGPMKAAKEFSDLLSEKLLLNKADRVVVDVYGSLSWTGKGHHTDSAILLGLAGNLPATVDLDATEGFLKLVEATEMLPLGSAGHQVAFPASAMVFHDECLPKHENGMVLSAFAGEELLLSKTYYSIGGGLIVDDENFGKPQCPGGAKVPYHFESAEEMLALCHEQGISISALMMKNELTHASEEQIHEKLDAIWQVMKEGVERGMRTEGVLAGPLKVPRRAAALHRKLVASGSLNNDPMQVVDWVNMFALAVSEENAAGGRVVTAPTNGAAGIIPAVISYYNKFINPLTRDEIARFYLTAAAIGILYQMNASISGAEVGCQGEVGVACSMASAGLAELLGASPEHICSAAEIGMEHNLGLTCDPIAGQVQVPCIERNAIAAVKSINSTRMALQRTSAPRVSLDKVIETMYATGKDMDPKYRETSKGGLAIKVECC; encoded by the coding sequence ATGATCAGTGTATTTGATATTTTTAAAATCGGTGTCGGTCCATCAAGCTCCCACACTGTGGGGCCGATGAAGGCTGCTAAAGAGTTCAGCGATCTTCTCAGTGAGAAACTGCTACTCAATAAAGCTGACCGTGTGGTTGTTGATGTCTATGGTTCTTTGTCCTGGACCGGAAAAGGGCACCACACCGACAGCGCTATCCTGCTAGGATTGGCCGGAAACCTGCCTGCAACCGTTGATCTGGATGCAACCGAAGGGTTTCTCAAGCTGGTCGAAGCAACCGAAATGCTTCCTCTGGGATCGGCCGGCCACCAGGTTGCCTTCCCTGCTTCTGCCATGGTGTTCCATGATGAGTGCCTGCCAAAGCATGAAAATGGCATGGTACTGAGCGCGTTTGCCGGTGAAGAGTTGCTGCTGAGCAAGACCTACTACTCCATCGGTGGCGGCCTCATCGTCGATGATGAGAACTTCGGTAAGCCTCAGTGTCCGGGTGGTGCCAAGGTTCCTTATCATTTTGAAAGTGCCGAAGAGATGCTGGCGCTGTGCCATGAGCAGGGGATCTCTATCTCTGCCTTGATGATGAAGAACGAGCTGACTCATGCATCTGAAGAGCAGATCCATGAAAAGCTCGATGCGATCTGGCAGGTGATGAAAGAGGGGGTTGAGCGTGGCATGCGTACCGAAGGTGTGCTGGCCGGTCCTCTGAAGGTGCCACGCCGTGCCGCGGCTCTGCACCGTAAGCTGGTTGCTTCAGGCTCTCTGAACAATGATCCGATGCAGGTTGTTGACTGGGTCAACATGTTTGCCCTGGCGGTGAGTGAAGAGAACGCAGCCGGTGGCCGCGTAGTGACTGCACCAACCAATGGTGCTGCGGGAATCATCCCTGCGGTGATCTCCTACTACAACAAGTTCATCAATCCGTTGACTCGTGATGAGATTGCTCGCTTCTACCTGACTGCGGCTGCGATCGGTATCCTGTACCAGATGAACGCATCCATCTCTGGCGCCGAAGTTGGCTGTCAGGGTGAGGTGGGTGTTGCCTGTTCAATGGCTTCAGCGGGTCTGGCTGAGCTCTTGGGTGCCAGCCCTGAGCATATCTGCTCTGCGGCAGAGATCGGTATGGAGCATAATCTGGGACTAACCTGTGATCCGATCGCAGGACAGGTGCAGGTACCCTGCATCGAGCGTAATGCGATCGCAGCGGTGAAGTCGATCAACTCGACTCGTATGGCTCTGCAGCGTACCTCGGCACCGCGTGTCTCTCTGGACAAGGTGATCGAGACCATGTACGCGACCGGTAAGGATATGGATCCTAAGTATCGTGAAACCTCTAAAGGCGGTCTCGCGATCAAGGTAGAGTGCTGCTAA
- a CDS encoding aromatic amino acid transport family protein, whose product MSIEQTVERELVQSNEAELSASKGWGREDTKWMLSLFGTAVGAGVLFLPMNAGMGGFWPLVVMALLVGPMTYMAHRNLSRFVLASKVGDDADITDVVIEFFGSLGGKIITLLYFFAVYPILLVYGVGITNTVQGFITHQLHMPAMNRPLLALILVVVLMAVIMTGRKLMLAICQGLVYPLITILLLLSLYLIPHWSTASLQVIPTAGSFFKTLWLTIPVLVFAFNHSPAISSFAVAQRKRLGKGAVERSDKILRRSSSLLLFFVMFFVFSCVLSLTPEQLATAKHDNITVLSAMANQMGSPVIAYVGPVVAFISICAAFFGTFLGAQEGLNGVINQQAESMGKKPNMKAVSLFSTLFIAVTVWLVAVINPSILNLITIIGGPIIAVILFIMPIYAIRTVPALQQYRGKLSNLFIGLMGLVAISGLLYGLFS is encoded by the coding sequence TTGTCTATTGAGCAAACCGTTGAACGTGAATTGGTACAATCCAATGAGGCAGAACTTTCTGCAAGCAAAGGCTGGGGTCGTGAAGACACTAAATGGATGTTAAGCCTGTTCGGTACCGCTGTCGGTGCTGGTGTCCTATTTTTGCCGATGAATGCTGGCATGGGTGGCTTTTGGCCACTGGTGGTGATGGCCCTGTTAGTCGGTCCTATGACCTATATGGCTCACCGCAATCTGTCTCGCTTTGTCCTGGCCTCTAAGGTTGGTGATGATGCGGATATTACGGATGTCGTAATCGAATTCTTCGGTTCGCTTGGTGGTAAGATTATCACCTTGTTGTACTTCTTTGCTGTTTACCCGATCCTGCTGGTTTATGGGGTGGGTATCACCAACACGGTACAGGGTTTTATTACCCATCAGCTGCATATGCCTGCGATGAACCGCCCTCTGCTGGCACTGATCCTGGTGGTTGTACTGATGGCTGTGATCATGACCGGTCGTAAGCTGATGCTGGCGATCTGTCAGGGACTGGTTTATCCGCTGATCACCATCCTGTTACTGCTCTCTTTATACCTGATCCCACACTGGAGCACGGCTTCACTGCAGGTGATCCCAACCGCGGGTAGCTTCTTTAAGACCCTGTGGCTGACCATTCCGGTACTGGTCTTTGCATTTAACCATTCACCAGCGATCTCAAGCTTTGCTGTTGCGCAGCGTAAGCGTCTGGGTAAAGGCGCGGTGGAGCGCTCCGATAAGATCCTGCGTCGCAGCTCCTCTCTGCTGCTGTTTTTTGTGATGTTCTTTGTTTTCTCCTGTGTCCTGAGTCTGACTCCGGAGCAGCTGGCAACGGCTAAGCACGACAATATTACCGTACTGTCTGCGATGGCGAACCAGATGGGTAGCCCTGTAATCGCTTATGTGGGTCCTGTTGTTGCCTTTATCTCTATCTGTGCTGCTTTCTTCGGTACATTCCTGGGCGCCCAGGAAGGTCTTAACGGTGTGATTAACCAGCAAGCCGAAAGTATGGGCAAGAAGCCCAACATGAAAGCAGTCAGCCTGTTCTCTACTCTGTTCATTGCTGTCACTGTATGGCTGGTTGCGGTTATTAACCCAAGTATCCTGAACCTGATCACTATTATCGGCGGCCCAATCATCGCTGTGATCCTGTTCATCATGCCAATTTATGCAATTCGTACTGTTCCTGCATTGCAACAGTATCGTGGCAAGCTGAGCAACCTGTTCATCGGCCTGATGGGGCTGGTAGCTATCTCAGGTTTGCTGTACGGACTTTTCTCCTAA
- a CDS encoding substrate-binding periplasmic protein produces MFTKLIQSCLLIGFIGLIGITNLQNKAIAAPYPESKTLVIGIEEGSDWPPYEYYKRQGGEVTDEVAGFNVELLHAILDPLGIRFEFRSCPWKRCLALLNQGDEIQMILPTSLNSERKANYLHSRAVYSITPSYFYLKERYPAGLDIQHPSDLLKLKHLCGRFGYNYANFGLDNEQVIRKAKNYQKLTDKLMMGRCDAILARYEVFAAHKLLGMPYLTPEIAHAAIPGVPKEKFYFLLTRHSPYSAELLGIINRGLERLHKEDKLQKMLAHYLKENGL; encoded by the coding sequence GTGTTTACTAAATTAATACAAAGCTGTCTGCTTATCGGATTTATCGGCTTAATTGGTATTACCAATTTACAAAACAAGGCCATTGCAGCCCCATATCCCGAAAGTAAAACCCTGGTGATCGGCATAGAAGAAGGCAGTGACTGGCCTCCTTATGAATACTATAAACGCCAGGGGGGTGAGGTAACCGATGAGGTCGCAGGCTTCAATGTTGAGCTGCTGCATGCGATTCTCGATCCCCTGGGGATCCGCTTTGAATTTAGGAGCTGTCCCTGGAAGCGTTGCCTGGCGCTGCTCAACCAGGGAGATGAGATTCAGATGATTCTCCCTACCTCCCTGAACAGCGAGAGAAAAGCCAACTATCTTCACTCCCGTGCCGTTTACAGCATCACCCCCAGCTACTTCTATCTTAAAGAGCGTTATCCGGCTGGCTTAGATATCCAGCACCCCTCCGATCTTCTCAAGCTTAAACACCTGTGCGGCCGCTTCGGCTATAACTATGCCAACTTCGGTCTGGATAATGAACAAGTCATCCGAAAAGCCAAGAATTACCAGAAGCTGACCGACAAGTTGATGATGGGACGCTGCGATGCGATCCTGGCTCGCTATGAGGTGTTCGCCGCCCATAAGCTTCTGGGCATGCCTTATCTCACGCCAGAGATCGCGCATGCCGCCATTCCGGGCGTCCCCAAAGAGAAATTCTATTTTCTGCTGACCCGCCACTCCCCCTACAGCGCAGAACTACTCGGGATCATCAACAGGGGACTGGAAAGGTTACACAAGGAAGATAAACTGCAGAAGATGCTGGCCCATTACCTGAAAGAAAATGGGCTATAG
- a CDS encoding FAD-dependent oxidoreductase translates to MKQDTFQFINVPRAEPNKTPLHQRKSEHIEIYQEFTLSQAQQQAERCLDCGNPYCSWKCPLHNYIPRWLTLVAEGQIEAAASLSHQTNPLPEICGRVCPQEKLCEGACTLNDGFGAVTIGHLERFITDAALEGGWKPEPLVTKGMTAGKVAVIGAGPAGLSCAERLARSGVQVRVYDRHPEIGGLLTFGLPSFKLEKDLLVRRRELLEAMGVEFVLNTEVDEAGYQKILSDYDAVFLGLGAQTPLDARLENQQLAGVYQALDYLIASNRDQLGYSEQPAIDLSGQRVLVLGGGDTAMDCVRTAIRQGAVEVRCAYRRDQANMPGSQKEVKHAIEEGAQFLWQRQPLGIECDDKGRLTGVRMAQTELAAPDASGRQSVRQVEGSEHLLEADAVIISFGFIPKLPEFMGQSGLESNAWGGLCLEQGVYPQQSSLAKVFAGGDLTRGADLVVTAVADGLQAAEDIQRFLHQG, encoded by the coding sequence ATGAAGCAAGATACATTTCAATTTATCAATGTTCCGCGGGCTGAGCCGAATAAGACCCCGTTGCATCAGCGTAAGAGTGAGCATATTGAGATCTATCAGGAGTTTACTCTGAGCCAGGCTCAGCAGCAGGCAGAGCGTTGCCTGGACTGTGGTAACCCTTACTGTAGCTGGAAGTGCCCGCTGCACAACTATATTCCGCGCTGGCTGACCCTGGTGGCGGAAGGACAAATTGAAGCGGCAGCCAGCCTGTCTCATCAAACCAATCCCCTTCCTGAGATCTGTGGTCGGGTTTGCCCGCAGGAGAAACTGTGTGAGGGGGCATGTACCCTGAATGATGGATTTGGTGCGGTCACCATAGGTCACCTGGAGCGCTTTATTACGGATGCTGCCCTTGAAGGGGGTTGGAAGCCTGAGCCTCTGGTAACGAAGGGGATGACTGCGGGCAAGGTGGCGGTGATCGGCGCCGGTCCCGCGGGCCTAAGCTGCGCCGAACGATTAGCGCGCAGTGGGGTGCAGGTTCGGGTCTATGATCGCCACCCGGAGATCGGCGGACTGCTTACCTTTGGGCTTCCCTCGTTCAAGCTTGAGAAAGATCTCTTAGTCCGGCGCCGTGAGCTGCTTGAGGCGATGGGCGTTGAGTTTGTCCTCAATACCGAGGTGGACGAAGCGGGGTATCAGAAGATCCTGAGCGATTATGATGCGGTCTTTTTGGGTCTGGGCGCCCAAACACCCCTGGATGCCCGCCTCGAGAATCAGCAGCTCGCCGGAGTCTATCAGGCTCTTGATTACCTGATCGCATCCAATCGCGATCAACTTGGTTATAGTGAGCAACCGGCGATCGACCTTTCGGGTCAGCGGGTGCTGGTCCTTGGGGGAGGTGATACGGCGATGGATTGCGTCCGAACCGCAATCCGTCAGGGCGCCGTTGAGGTACGCTGTGCTTACCGACGGGATCAGGCAAACATGCCAGGCTCACAAAAAGAGGTGAAGCATGCGATTGAGGAGGGAGCCCAGTTCCTCTGGCAGCGTCAGCCTCTGGGGATCGAATGTGATGACAAGGGGCGGCTCACCGGGGTGAGGATGGCACAGACCGAGCTGGCGGCTCCCGATGCCAGTGGCCGGCAATCTGTGCGGCAGGTCGAAGGCAGCGAGCACCTGCTGGAGGCCGATGCGGTGATCATCTCCTTTGGTTTTATCCCCAAGCTCCCGGAGTTTATGGGGCAGAGCGGCCTTGAGTCGAACGCATGGGGAGGGCTGTGCCTGGAGCAGGGAGTTTACCCTCAGCAAAGCTCGCTGGCAAAAGTGTTCGCCGGTGGGGATCTGACCCGGGGAGCGGATCTGGTGGTGACCGCCGTCGCCGATGGCCTGCAGGCTGCTGAAGATATTCAGCGATTCCTGCACCAGGGGTAG